From one Peredibacter starrii genomic stretch:
- a CDS encoding 5'-nucleotidase C-terminal domain-containing protein produces MKSVLLLATVACFTSSALAYTKGKTYKLTILHTNDHHGRFWSNRDGEVGLAARATLIKQLREEAKTNGASVLLLDAGDVNTGVPQSDMLDAEPDFKGMNAIGYDVMAVGNHEFDKTLKTIYQQRKWAGFPFVSANIYDKWTKKRVFPSHVTKKLGDLKVTIFGLTTEDTPLKSNPKNTADLKFTKSVEEAKTLVPTLRPNADVLIALTHVGHYPDEKHGADAPGDVTLARQVKGIDLIVGGHTQKPLFEPDIQNGTIIVQAYEWGKYVGKVDLEILDGKVTLKSYKLIPVNLKDTAEKIKPDEKVEALLRPYKERGDKTLLVQIGNADSEYIGRRDVVRFQETNLGNLVARAYREKFKADIGLTNSGGIRDSIYPGKITIETVGMVLPFGGEVVSTEMTGKEIKEFFEHVIFKLTPGSGSFAQTNNVDIVADKKTSKIKSFKVGGVDLDESKKYLMALPEFIAAGGDKYPAVKFRKFGYVDADLLKEFIASQKEMKSSDFAPRGSIKIE; encoded by the coding sequence ATGAAATCGGTCTTGTTGCTCGCCACAGTTGCTTGTTTCACAAGCAGCGCTCTCGCCTATACCAAGGGCAAAACTTATAAGCTCACAATTCTTCACACAAACGATCACCACGGAAGATTTTGGTCCAACCGTGACGGTGAAGTTGGTCTCGCAGCTCGCGCCACTCTCATTAAACAACTTCGTGAAGAAGCAAAAACAAACGGTGCAAGCGTTCTTCTATTAGATGCAGGTGACGTAAACACAGGTGTTCCTCAATCAGATATGCTGGACGCTGAACCTGACTTCAAGGGAATGAATGCCATTGGTTATGATGTGATGGCCGTTGGTAACCATGAGTTTGATAAGACGCTTAAAACGATTTATCAGCAAAGAAAATGGGCCGGCTTTCCATTTGTTTCTGCTAACATTTACGATAAGTGGACCAAGAAACGTGTGTTTCCTTCTCACGTAACTAAGAAATTGGGTGATTTGAAAGTGACGATCTTCGGTCTTACAACTGAGGACACTCCGCTTAAATCAAATCCCAAGAATACTGCCGATCTAAAATTCACAAAGTCTGTGGAAGAAGCGAAGACTTTAGTTCCAACTCTTCGTCCGAATGCTGATGTCCTGATTGCACTTACTCACGTTGGTCACTATCCGGATGAAAAACACGGTGCTGATGCTCCAGGTGACGTCACTCTTGCTCGTCAGGTAAAAGGCATCGATCTTATCGTTGGTGGTCACACGCAAAAACCACTGTTCGAGCCAGATATTCAAAACGGCACAATCATTGTGCAAGCTTATGAATGGGGTAAATACGTTGGTAAGGTCGATCTGGAAATTTTGGACGGTAAAGTAACGCTTAAAAGTTACAAGCTAATTCCGGTAAATCTTAAAGACACTGCTGAAAAAATTAAGCCTGATGAAAAAGTAGAAGCTCTTCTTCGCCCTTATAAAGAGCGTGGAGATAAAACTCTTCTGGTTCAAATCGGTAATGCTGATTCTGAATATATCGGTCGCCGTGATGTTGTTCGATTCCAAGAAACAAATCTTGGTAACCTCGTGGCACGTGCTTACAGAGAGAAATTTAAGGCCGACATTGGTCTGACAAATTCCGGTGGAATCAGAGATTCAATCTACCCAGGTAAAATCACCATCGAAACAGTGGGAATGGTTCTGCCATTTGGTGGCGAAGTTGTTTCAACTGAAATGACTGGGAAGGAAATCAAAGAATTTTTCGAGCACGTCATTTTTAAATTAACTCCAGGTTCTGGAAGTTTTGCTCAAACCAACAACGTAGATATCGTTGCAGACAAGAAGACGAGCAAGATCAAATCATTCAAAGTTGGTGGTGTTGATCTTGATGAGTCAAAAAAATACCTCATGGCGTTACCTGAATTCATCGCAGCTGGTGGAGATAAGTATCCAGCAGTTAAGTTCCGTAAATTTGGTTACGTAGATGCTGATTTGTTAAAGGAATTCATTGCTTCTCAGAAAGAAATGAAATCTTCTGACTTCGCTCCAAGAGGCAGCATAAAAATCGAGTAA
- a CDS encoding M28 family metallopeptidase, whose amino-acid sequence MKKLSGLLALTLSTVAFAAPKAQWLTVDNQVLAKIRPKLNKSVQTVFSAQGASVVKLTAEEVEQLSEVIHHELNRCGGFMAHESQEEAVTALSQQGEMYFAKSAIFSDYTINQATMVRPMVSQVAEPSIRDMILKLSNFNTRYYKSDTGVKSSEFIRDVWAGLARNRNDVTVELFKHKNWPQASIIMTIQGSERPNEVVVLGGHADSIAGFFGGGGRAPGADDNASGIATITEVIRILMNNNFKPKRTIQFMGYAAEEVGLLGSKDIAASYKAKGAQVVGVMQLDMTLYKGTADKDIVLMSDYTNQAQNEFIGKLVDEYVKVPWGYSRCGYGCSDHASWTANGYPASIPFEATMDESNKRIHTAQDTLETSGGDAKHAAKFAKLATAFVVELAN is encoded by the coding sequence ATGAAGAAATTGTCAGGATTATTGGCCCTCACTCTCTCTACCGTAGCGTTCGCAGCTCCCAAGGCTCAATGGCTGACAGTCGACAACCAGGTTCTCGCCAAAATCCGTCCCAAACTTAACAAATCAGTTCAAACAGTTTTCTCTGCCCAAGGCGCTTCAGTCGTGAAACTCACGGCCGAAGAAGTTGAGCAACTTTCTGAGGTAATTCACCACGAGCTTAATCGTTGTGGTGGTTTCATGGCCCATGAGTCTCAAGAAGAGGCCGTAACAGCTCTTTCTCAGCAAGGTGAAATGTACTTTGCTAAGAGTGCTATCTTCTCTGATTACACAATCAATCAGGCGACAATGGTTCGTCCGATGGTGTCTCAAGTTGCTGAGCCATCAATTCGCGACATGATCCTTAAGCTTTCAAACTTCAACACTCGTTACTACAAATCTGATACAGGTGTTAAATCTTCTGAGTTCATTCGTGATGTATGGGCCGGACTTGCTCGTAACAGAAATGATGTGACGGTTGAACTTTTCAAACACAAAAACTGGCCACAAGCTTCGATCATCATGACGATCCAGGGTTCTGAACGTCCAAATGAAGTGGTGGTACTTGGTGGTCACGCAGATTCAATCGCGGGCTTCTTCGGCGGTGGCGGACGTGCTCCAGGCGCTGATGACAACGCTTCTGGTATCGCAACAATCACTGAGGTTATCCGTATTCTGATGAATAACAATTTCAAGCCGAAGCGCACGATCCAGTTCATGGGTTACGCGGCCGAGGAAGTTGGTCTTCTTGGTTCAAAAGATATTGCTGCTTCTTATAAGGCGAAAGGTGCTCAGGTTGTAGGAGTTATGCAACTTGATATGACTCTTTACAAAGGTACAGCTGATAAAGACATCGTTCTTATGTCAGATTATACCAACCAGGCCCAAAATGAATTCATCGGTAAACTGGTAGATGAGTATGTGAAAGTTCCTTGGGGTTATTCTCGTTGTGGTTACGGCTGTTCTGATCACGCTTCATGGACCGCCAATGGCTACCCAGCTTCAATTCCATTTGAGGCAACTATGGATGAGAGTAACAAAAGAATCCACACTGCTCAGGATACTCTAGAAACTTCTGGCGGTGATGCGAAGCACGCTGCTAAATTTGCTAAGTTGGCCACGGCTTTCGTGGTAGAATTAGCAAACTAA
- a CDS encoding FeoA family protein, translating to MTINQAPMQTKLLVRSFPIHDEREISDIESRLMHLGFIHGEIIRVTRKAPLFKEPVLVEVRGRMVALSAEEAALVLVEVLK from the coding sequence ATGACAATCAACCAAGCGCCGATGCAGACAAAGTTGTTGGTGCGCTCTTTCCCTATTCATGACGAGCGAGAGATATCAGATATCGAATCTCGACTGATGCATTTAGGATTTATCCACGGTGAAATCATTCGAGTTACTCGTAAGGCCCCGCTTTTTAAAGAGCCAGTCCTGGTTGAAGTTCGCGGTCGTATGGTGGCCCTCTCTGCAGAGGAAGCCGCTCTCGTCTTAGTTGAGGTCCTGAAATGA
- the feoB gene encoding ferrous iron transporter B codes for MIPRIALVGMPNVGKTALFNKLTGSFQRVANFPGVTVEKKTGWVSEGGEKIIEVIDLPGIYSLDATTLDEKVTKDFLLKKESQSSADLFVLVLDATNLEKSLFLAFQLKQLGYPLIIALNLFDEAKKRQFSINLDEFAKQLNAIVVPTSASTGEGVSDLVKALKTELSKKQKLELNMPEHAQKVFRSPAYVNGIFKSIDGLLKDVTITPLKPDTFSERIDSLVLHPVWGIVILFSLLILVFQTLFTWASPLMDGIEAMFGFVGEMASTYIDNELLKSLIVDGIISGVGGVLVFLPQIVLLFLFIQFLEDLGYLGRAAFLMDSFMRKIGLPGKSVIPLLSSHACAIPGILSTRVIDNYRERLITMLVIPLTTCSARLPVYAILIGALIPNVAVFGLPWLKLPGLVLFGLYMLGFVSALVVSLVFKKTLPHSSPSMLLMELPPYRVPKIKNLLLVMKNKAMIFLKKAGGIILVISIVIWVLVTFPQKDGVSHIEESYAASIGHVFEPVFRPLGFDWRITTALIPSIGAREVVVSALSMVLSIEEGAEGFEKNMSAALVQQFGLGTLVALLIWFVFAPQCISTFAVMKRETDSIKWPLIMVSYTLALAYLFAFLARMLINLWF; via the coding sequence ATGATCCCTCGTATTGCCCTCGTCGGTATGCCCAATGTGGGTAAAACAGCTCTTTTTAATAAACTAACTGGAAGTTTTCAGCGTGTAGCAAACTTTCCGGGTGTGACGGTTGAGAAGAAAACCGGATGGGTCAGCGAAGGTGGAGAAAAGATCATTGAAGTGATCGACCTCCCAGGGATTTACTCACTAGATGCCACAACTCTTGATGAGAAGGTCACAAAAGACTTCCTTCTTAAAAAAGAATCACAAAGTAGCGCTGATTTATTCGTTTTGGTATTGGATGCCACGAACTTAGAGAAATCTTTGTTCCTCGCTTTCCAGCTTAAACAACTAGGATATCCACTTATCATTGCTCTCAATCTATTTGATGAGGCAAAGAAGCGTCAGTTTTCAATTAACCTGGACGAATTCGCCAAGCAATTAAATGCCATCGTTGTTCCGACCAGTGCTTCAACTGGTGAGGGGGTTTCGGATCTCGTTAAGGCGCTTAAAACAGAACTTTCTAAAAAACAAAAGCTAGAACTTAACATGCCTGAGCATGCTCAGAAGGTTTTCCGTTCTCCAGCTTACGTGAATGGCATTTTTAAAAGCATCGATGGTCTTCTGAAAGACGTGACCATTACTCCGCTTAAACCTGATACTTTTAGTGAGCGCATTGATAGTCTGGTTCTTCACCCGGTGTGGGGAATTGTGATTCTGTTCTCGCTTTTGATTCTGGTTTTCCAAACTCTCTTTACTTGGGCCTCTCCGTTAATGGATGGCATTGAAGCAATGTTTGGATTTGTGGGAGAGATGGCCTCAACTTATATCGACAATGAACTTCTTAAGAGTTTGATTGTTGATGGGATTATTAGTGGAGTGGGTGGCGTTCTCGTTTTCCTTCCGCAAATCGTTCTCCTCTTCTTGTTCATTCAGTTCCTGGAAGATCTTGGATATCTTGGTCGTGCTGCCTTCCTGATGGATTCTTTCATGAGAAAGATCGGTCTTCCAGGGAAGTCAGTGATTCCACTTCTGTCTTCTCACGCCTGTGCGATTCCAGGAATTCTTTCTACTCGAGTGATTGATAATTACCGTGAGCGTTTAATTACAATGCTCGTGATTCCTCTTACGACCTGTTCGGCCCGTCTTCCGGTTTATGCTATTTTGATCGGTGCTCTTATTCCGAATGTGGCGGTCTTTGGACTTCCGTGGTTGAAGCTTCCCGGGCTCGTTCTTTTTGGTCTTTACATGCTGGGCTTTGTTTCAGCGTTAGTTGTATCGTTAGTGTTCAAGAAAACTCTTCCTCACTCTTCTCCTTCAATGCTTTTGATGGAACTTCCTCCGTATCGCGTGCCGAAGATCAAAAACCTTCTTCTTGTGATGAAGAACAAGGCAATGATCTTCTTAAAGAAGGCCGGTGGAATTATCCTTGTGATTAGTATCGTTATTTGGGTGCTAGTGACATTCCCGCAAAAAGATGGTGTTTCTCATATCGAAGAATCATATGCTGCTTCAATCGGGCATGTATTTGAGCCGGTGTTCAGACCACTTGGTTTTGATTGGAGAATTACAACAGCTCTTATTCCAAGTATTGGTGCCAGAGAAGTTGTGGTGAGTGCGCTTTCAATGGTGCTTTCAATTGAAGAGGGTGCAGAAGGTTTCGAGAAGAACATGTCGGCCGCACTGGTTCAGCAGTTTGGTCTGGGAACTCTGGTGGCACTTCTGATCTGGTTCGTCTTTGCTCCACAATGTATTTCTACATTTGCGGTGATGAAGCGAGAAACGGATTCAATTAAGTGGCCACTCATCATGGTGAGCTATACCCTGGCGCTGGCCTATCTGTTCGCGTTTCTCGCTCGAATGCTAATTAACCTTTGGTTTTAA
- a CDS encoding DUF4442 domain-containing protein yields the protein MKAAYKLIDKLLANPTPLNIMALDKVLKVGIPFNAPHGFKIKTLNRDAVIIALPNKKLNHNHLGGVHACAMATVGEYAAGLSLLQSFGISKYRLIMSDLSVKYTYQGRVDLEGVCSPTQIDVEKVRVGLETEGKYSQPLKTIIRDLNGKEVAEVTTIWQLKNWEQVKTKG from the coding sequence ATGAAAGCAGCATACAAGCTCATTGATAAACTTCTCGCGAACCCCACTCCGCTCAATATCATGGCGTTGGATAAGGTTCTTAAAGTAGGAATTCCTTTCAATGCTCCTCACGGTTTTAAAATTAAAACTCTAAACCGTGATGCTGTGATTATTGCCCTTCCCAATAAAAAACTAAACCACAATCACCTTGGCGGTGTTCACGCTTGTGCCATGGCCACAGTGGGAGAATACGCGGCCGGTTTATCACTTCTTCAATCTTTCGGGATTAGTAAGTACCGTTTGATCATGTCTGATCTTAGTGTGAAATACACTTATCAGGGTCGAGTGGACCTGGAAGGTGTTTGTTCTCCAACTCAGATCGATGTGGAAAAAGTGCGCGTGGGCCTTGAAACCGAGGGGAAATACTCTCAGCCGCTTAAGACCATTATCCGTGATTTAAATGGCAAAGAAGTGGCGGAAGTCACCACTATTTGGCAGTTAAAGAATTGGGAACAAGTTAAAACCAAAGGTTAA
- a CDS encoding NAD(P)H-dependent flavin oxidoreductase — translation MKTKLTEMLGIELPIIMAPMFLVTNTKMIVAAAENGIAGCIPALNFRTIEELEAGIKEIKSQTNRPFGVNIIVNKSNILAKKQLYKCLDLGVNFFITSLGSPEEVIRESHKQGIKVFCDVIEENYAKKVEDLGADGVIAVNSGAGGHLGNIPASVLIPGLKSVCKIPVISAGGVGTGAGIVSMLSLGADGLSIGSPFIATHESPVSQDYKDACVKYRGEDIVVTTKLSGSRCTVINTPYVQKIGTEQNIVESVLNKNKQLKKYAKMLTYYKGMKALEKAAFSANYKSLWVAGSSIEFTKKIESVSDIVTRYKTEMKEAQTKINSILE, via the coding sequence ATGAAAACGAAACTTACAGAGATGTTGGGAATCGAATTACCTATTATCATGGCCCCAATGTTTCTTGTTACTAACACTAAGATGATTGTGGCAGCGGCCGAAAATGGAATCGCTGGTTGCATTCCGGCCCTGAATTTCAGAACGATTGAAGAGCTTGAAGCTGGTATTAAGGAAATTAAATCTCAAACCAATAGGCCTTTTGGTGTGAACATCATCGTTAACAAATCAAACATTCTGGCGAAGAAACAACTTTATAAGTGTCTTGATCTGGGCGTGAACTTCTTCATCACTTCTCTTGGTTCTCCTGAGGAAGTGATTCGTGAATCTCACAAACAAGGTATTAAAGTTTTCTGTGACGTAATCGAAGAAAACTACGCGAAGAAAGTTGAAGATCTGGGTGCTGATGGAGTGATTGCTGTGAATTCAGGCGCGGGTGGACACTTAGGTAATATTCCCGCAAGTGTACTCATTCCAGGTCTTAAATCAGTTTGTAAAATTCCGGTGATCTCGGCCGGTGGTGTGGGAACCGGTGCAGGGATTGTTTCAATGCTTTCGCTTGGTGCTGATGGACTTTCAATCGGCTCACCTTTCATCGCCACTCACGAATCTCCGGTTTCTCAAGATTACAAAGACGCCTGTGTGAAATATCGCGGTGAAGATATTGTGGTCACAACAAAGCTCTCAGGTAGTCGTTGTACTGTGATCAACACTCCTTACGTGCAAAAAATCGGTACCGAACAAAATATCGTGGAAAGCGTTTTGAATAAAAATAAGCAGCTTAAAAAGTATGCCAAGATGCTGACTTACTACAAAGGTATGAAGGCACTCGAGAAGGCCGCATTTAGTGCTAACTACAAGAGTCTTTGGGTGGCCGGAAGTTCGATTGAATTCACGAAAAAAATCGAATCAGTAAGCGACATTGTAACGAGATATAAAACAGAGATGAAAGAAGCTCAGACTAAAATTAATTCTATCTTGGAGTAA
- a CDS encoding DNA/RNA non-specific endonuclease, with protein MKNIKLFILLLSLPLTLLAREEIIKRKYYTLSYNEDHEVANWVSYELEKNNLRNCTKRTNSFRIDPNVSTGSATPNDYANSGFDRGHLVPAGDMKISAEAMRDTFFMSNMTPQPGKFNQGRWVQLENLMRAWASRYEKIWIVTGPVLEKGLPTMGKDNQISIPDKYFKVILRQNGNSYQGIAFLMETSVPHANLRAYTMSINEVEEIAQLDFFQFLDNRIEEQVEGSFDLKNWDFNAKFEYLPCQASVAQ; from the coding sequence ATGAAAAACATAAAACTGTTCATCCTACTTCTTTCTCTTCCTCTAACTCTCCTCGCGAGAGAAGAAATCATCAAACGAAAATACTACACTCTCAGCTATAACGAAGACCATGAGGTCGCGAACTGGGTGTCGTATGAATTAGAGAAGAACAATCTTCGAAATTGCACAAAACGCACAAATAGTTTTCGAATTGATCCAAACGTTAGCACTGGCTCAGCAACTCCCAATGATTACGCCAACAGTGGTTTTGATCGCGGACACTTAGTGCCGGCCGGTGATATGAAAATTTCTGCTGAGGCCATGCGAGACACATTCTTCATGAGCAACATGACTCCTCAGCCTGGAAAATTTAATCAAGGCAGATGGGTTCAGCTCGAAAACCTCATGCGTGCTTGGGCATCTAGATACGAAAAGATCTGGATCGTGACTGGACCTGTTTTAGAGAAGGGCCTTCCCACGATGGGTAAGGACAATCAAATCTCTATTCCAGACAAATACTTTAAAGTGATCCTTAGACAGAACGGTAACTCATATCAAGGTATTGCCTTTCTCATGGAGACTTCTGTTCCTCACGCTAATCTGAGGGCCTACACCATGAGTATTAATGAGGTCGAAGAAATCGCGCAATTAGACTTCTTCCAGTTCCTCGATAATCGTATCGAAGAACAAGTAGAAGGATCTTTTGATTTAAAGAATTGGGATTTTAATGCGAAATTTGAGTACTTACCGTGTCAAGCTTCGGTAGCTCAATAA
- a CDS encoding PAS domain-containing protein has protein sequence MVDKFELYHAAQSWFAKNTEIYRSSRYRALEIICQKINEVMNVQRIGIWFYTIDKEAMYEEMTFVANGVPTQGSILKRAELPIYFEHLRAERVLVSNDTFKDEATSEMVDSYMKPLNVRALLDAPIFSDGEMIGILCCEYIGGPREWDIQDKNFAASSSDFIGRLIESEKRHTYEKELRHRINYLENDLKRKLDDLNEAKLSLDLALEGAQVGKWDWDLSSSKLLLNKTWYTKLGYNYNELPQTIETFKKCLHPDDVSRVFEELDRHLKGETLFYECRFRMLTKSGDIQWCLDRGCIIHRTSDGKPLRVIGVNVNVTPVVKWEQSVIISEQQLKAMIQSLPTPVAMFDKDLKYLAFSSRWAEEWQNFGRAREGQNVRADFRPDWIKAMEKALQGEILSRDEDLVEFAPGNELWLRWAIQPWKNANQEIGGVIVMAENISSRKEAEMKLTQASKLSALGEMAGGIAHEINNPLSIIKGYIDLLRRHSSRQSLSSELLLQYIEKMDLTVGRISRIVNGMRRFSRESSMDEKVNYSLNKIVEETLDICQERINNNGTSVDVQYLKHDSTVNCRPVEISQVLLNLINNSYQATSSYPHPWIKIKMEELPTMYRIQITDCGEKISSTIRQKLFQPFFTTKDIGVGTGLGLSISRGIIEEHKGKLYYQDEAPNTTFVIELPKLDTVSTQISH, from the coding sequence GGTTCCTACTCAAGGCTCGATTTTAAAGCGAGCAGAGTTACCAATCTACTTCGAACACCTTCGCGCAGAAAGAGTACTTGTCAGTAACGATACTTTTAAAGATGAGGCCACTTCCGAGATGGTCGACTCCTATATGAAACCGTTAAATGTAAGGGCACTTCTGGACGCTCCAATCTTTTCTGATGGAGAGATGATTGGAATCCTTTGCTGTGAATACATTGGTGGTCCGAGAGAGTGGGACATTCAAGATAAAAACTTTGCGGCAAGTAGCTCGGATTTCATCGGCCGTTTAATAGAATCTGAAAAACGTCATACTTACGAAAAAGAACTTCGTCACCGTATTAACTATCTTGAGAACGATCTTAAAAGAAAGCTCGACGATCTCAACGAAGCGAAGCTTAGTCTGGATCTTGCCCTTGAGGGCGCTCAAGTTGGTAAGTGGGATTGGGACTTATCTTCTAGCAAACTTCTTTTAAATAAAACCTGGTACACAAAACTGGGCTACAACTACAACGAACTTCCTCAGACGATTGAAACATTTAAAAAGTGTCTGCATCCGGATGATGTTTCAAGAGTATTTGAAGAACTGGATAGACATTTAAAAGGTGAGACTCTTTTCTACGAATGTCGTTTCCGAATGCTGACAAAGTCAGGGGACATTCAGTGGTGTCTTGACCGTGGTTGTATTATTCACAGGACCAGCGATGGTAAACCTCTTCGCGTGATTGGCGTAAACGTTAATGTTACTCCAGTTGTGAAGTGGGAACAAAGTGTAATCATTTCTGAGCAACAGTTGAAAGCGATGATTCAATCACTTCCAACTCCAGTTGCGATGTTCGATAAAGATCTTAAATACCTTGCCTTCAGTTCTCGTTGGGCAGAGGAGTGGCAGAATTTTGGTCGCGCTCGCGAAGGTCAGAATGTTCGTGCTGACTTCCGTCCAGACTGGATTAAAGCGATGGAAAAGGCCCTCCAGGGCGAAATCCTGAGTCGTGATGAGGATCTGGTGGAGTTCGCTCCAGGAAACGAATTATGGCTTCGTTGGGCGATTCAGCCGTGGAAAAACGCCAACCAGGAAATTGGTGGTGTGATTGTGATGGCAGAGAATATTTCTAGTCGTAAAGAAGCTGAGATGAAACTTACTCAGGCCTCTAAACTTTCAGCTCTGGGAGAGATGGCCGGTGGTATTGCTCACGAGATCAATAACCCTTTGAGTATTATTAAAGGTTATATCGACCTTCTTCGCCGTCATTCATCTCGTCAGTCTTTAAGTTCAGAACTTCTTCTTCAGTACATTGAAAAGATGGATCTGACAGTGGGACGAATTTCGCGAATTGTGAATGGTATGAGACGCTTCTCTCGTGAATCTTCAATGGACGAGAAAGTGAATTATTCTCTGAATAAGATCGTGGAAGAGACTCTTGATATTTGTCAGGAGCGAATCAATAACAATGGCACCTCGGTTGATGTGCAGTACTTAAAGCATGATTCGACGGTCAATTGTCGTCCGGTTGAGATTTCACAAGTATTGCTGAATCTTATTAATAACTCTTACCAAGCTACGTCTTCGTATCCGCATCCATGGATTAAGATCAAGATGGAAGAGCTTCCAACTATGTACCGTATTCAGATCACTGACTGCGGAGAAAAAATTTCTTCGACCATTCGTCAGAAATTGTTCCAACCATTTTTCACGACCAAAGATATCGGCGTGGGGACTGGTCTGGGTCTCAGTATTTCACGAGGGATCATCGAAGAGCATAAAGGGAAGTTGTACTATCAGGACGAAGCACCTAATACGACGTTCGTTATTGAGCTACCGAAGCTTGACACGGTAAGTACTCAAATTTCGCATTAA